One stretch of Janibacter limosus DNA includes these proteins:
- the nuoK gene encoding NADH-quinone oxidoreductase subunit NuoK, producing the protein MSPMNYIYLAIILFTIGSATVLLRRNAIIVFMGVELMLNAASLAFVTFARMHGSIEGQVIAMFVMVVAAAEVVVGLAIIMAVFRARRSASVDDANLLKL; encoded by the coding sequence ATGAGCCCGATGAACTACATCTACCTCGCGATCATCCTCTTCACGATCGGCAGCGCCACCGTCCTGCTGCGCCGCAACGCGATCATCGTCTTCATGGGGGTGGAGCTCATGCTCAACGCTGCCTCGCTCGCCTTCGTGACCTTCGCCCGAATGCACGGATCGATCGAGGGGCAGGTGATCGCCATGTTCGTCATGGTGGTCGCCGCCGCCGAGGTCGTCGTCGGACTGGCCATCATCATGGCCGTCTTCCGCGCCCGCCGCTCGGCCTCGGTCGACGACGCCAACCTCCTGAAGCTGTAA
- a CDS encoding NADH-quinone oxidoreductase subunit J gives MTGTGEAVVFWVLSIIAVPGALALLFARKAVHAAIGMVLTMITVGVFYLLQEADFLGVVHIFVYTGAVMMLFLFVVMLVGVDHSSSLVEPLKGQRWLTALLSLAVIALLFGAVGQVTYTGDPSLADVNADPGNVEAIAYLVFGKYVWLFEVTAALLTVAALGAMVFAHRERIIAKPTQKEWMAKRFREGKNLAGLPVPGVYARHNAVDTPALLPDGSISELSLNRVLVARDQVTTPTRYTQLEDAETTTEGGLER, from the coding sequence ATGACCGGCACCGGAGAAGCCGTCGTCTTCTGGGTCCTGAGCATCATCGCCGTCCCCGGCGCGCTGGCCCTGCTCTTCGCCCGCAAGGCGGTGCACGCGGCCATCGGCATGGTGCTGACGATGATCACCGTCGGGGTCTTCTACCTCCTGCAGGAGGCGGACTTCCTCGGTGTCGTGCACATCTTCGTCTACACCGGCGCCGTGATGATGCTCTTCCTCTTCGTCGTCATGCTCGTCGGTGTCGACCACTCATCCTCGCTCGTCGAGCCGCTCAAGGGCCAGCGGTGGCTCACCGCGCTGCTCTCCCTCGCCGTGATCGCCCTGCTCTTCGGTGCCGTCGGCCAGGTGACCTACACCGGTGACCCGTCGCTGGCGGACGTCAACGCCGACCCCGGCAACGTCGAGGCGATCGCCTACCTCGTCTTCGGCAAGTACGTCTGGCTCTTCGAGGTCACGGCCGCCCTGCTGACGGTCGCGGCACTCGGCGCCATGGTCTTCGCCCACCGCGAGCGGATCATCGCCAAGCCGACGCAGAAGGAGTGGATGGCCAAGCGCTTCCGCGAGGGCAAGAACCTCGCCGGCCTGCCCGTCCCGGGTGTCTACGCCCGCCACAACGCGGTCGACACCCCGGCGCTGCTGCCCGACGGCAGCATCTCCGAGCTCTCCCTCAACCGAGTCCTCGTGGCGCGTGACCAGGTCACCACCCCGACCCGGTACACGCAGCTCGAGGACGCCGAGACCACGACCGAAGGGGGCCTGGAGCGATGA
- the nuoI gene encoding NADH-quinone oxidoreductase subunit NuoI, protein MADDSQGGFFSDLFAPVAGFGVTFATMFRKVATQEYPEVKWPTQPRFHGRHQLNRHPDGLEKCIGCELCAWACPADAILVQGGDNDDERGLRFSPGERYGHIYQINYLRCIFCGLCIEACPTRALTMTNEYELADNNRADLIFTKEQLLAPMQEGMLPAPHPMVEGMQERDYYQGKVAAATDAQREWVDQHAAATSDGASAGSAAGTTADTTEEVR, encoded by the coding sequence GTGGCTGACGATTCCCAGGGAGGGTTCTTCTCGGACCTCTTCGCCCCCGTAGCCGGGTTCGGCGTGACCTTCGCGACGATGTTCCGCAAGGTCGCCACCCAGGAGTACCCCGAAGTCAAGTGGCCGACCCAGCCACGCTTCCACGGCCGGCACCAGCTCAACCGTCACCCCGACGGGCTGGAGAAGTGCATCGGCTGCGAGCTGTGCGCGTGGGCCTGCCCGGCCGACGCGATCCTCGTGCAGGGCGGTGACAACGACGACGAGCGCGGCCTGCGCTTCAGCCCCGGTGAGCGGTACGGGCACATCTACCAGATCAACTACCTGCGCTGCATCTTCTGCGGGCTGTGCATCGAGGCCTGCCCGACGCGGGCGCTGACGATGACCAACGAGTACGAGCTGGCCGACAACAACCGCGCCGACCTGATCTTCACCAAGGAGCAGCTGCTCGCCCCGATGCAGGAGGGGATGCTCCCGGCGCCCCACCCGATGGTCGAGGGCATGCAGGAGCGCGACTACTACCAGGGCAAGGTCGCCGCGGCCACCGACGCCCAGCGCGAGTGGGTCGACCAGCACGCAGCGGCCACGAGCGACGGCGCCTCGGCCGGCTCGGCGGCGGGCACCACAGCGGACACCACGGAGGAGGTCCGATGA
- the nuoH gene encoding NADH-quinone oxidoreductase subunit NuoH has product MTGLSLLIAAADKPVAADFSDTPLWLSLVKALFLFVYLLVSVLLVIWFERRVIGRMQQRPGPNRTGPFGLLQTLADGMKSMLKEDVRPKAADALIFTIAPVIFASMAFVAFSIMPLGGMVWMFGHHTPLQLTDLPVAALLVLAVAGVAAYGIVLGGWSAGSTYPLLGGLRATAQLISYEIAMGLALVAVFMYSGSMSTSEIVAAQADLWYIIPACVSFVIYVITMVGETNRLPFDLAEGEGEIVGGYFTEYSGMRFAMFFLGEYINMFTVSALATTLFLGGWQAPPGIAAIGDGMLNTGWWGLLWFSVKLWMFMYFFVWLRGTLPRTRYDQFMRFGWKFLMPVTVAWVIAVAFIRGADAGFFGDGTVGILGLSFPVSSLIIVAVLAVIVLGSTWIWESKVEARAQAQEEESVVPDEIDPWAEGYPVPPMPGQRLVESRGATAIDTKPATTGAATPARQEEQHRG; this is encoded by the coding sequence ATGACCGGTCTCTCACTCCTGATCGCCGCTGCGGACAAGCCGGTGGCCGCGGACTTCAGCGACACCCCGCTGTGGCTCTCGCTGGTCAAGGCGCTCTTCCTCTTCGTCTACCTGCTCGTGTCCGTGCTGCTCGTCATCTGGTTCGAGCGTCGCGTCATCGGCCGGATGCAGCAGCGCCCCGGGCCCAACCGCACCGGCCCCTTCGGCCTGCTGCAGACCCTCGCCGACGGCATGAAGTCGATGCTCAAGGAGGACGTGCGGCCCAAGGCGGCCGACGCGCTGATCTTCACGATCGCGCCGGTCATCTTCGCCTCGATGGCCTTCGTCGCCTTCTCGATCATGCCGCTCGGCGGGATGGTCTGGATGTTTGGTCACCACACGCCGCTGCAGCTGACCGACCTGCCGGTCGCCGCCCTTCTCGTCCTCGCGGTCGCCGGTGTCGCCGCCTACGGCATCGTCCTCGGCGGCTGGTCGGCTGGCTCCACCTACCCGCTGCTCGGTGGGCTGCGCGCCACCGCCCAGCTGATCTCCTACGAGATCGCGATGGGCCTGGCCCTGGTCGCGGTCTTCATGTACTCGGGATCGATGAGCACCAGCGAGATCGTCGCCGCCCAGGCCGACCTCTGGTACATCATCCCGGCCTGCGTCTCCTTCGTCATCTACGTCATCACGATGGTCGGCGAGACCAACCGACTGCCCTTCGACCTCGCCGAGGGCGAGGGCGAGATCGTCGGTGGCTACTTCACCGAGTACTCGGGCATGCGCTTCGCGATGTTCTTCCTCGGTGAGTACATCAACATGTTCACCGTCTCGGCCTTGGCCACGACGCTCTTCCTCGGCGGCTGGCAGGCACCTCCCGGCATCGCGGCGATCGGCGACGGCATGCTCAACACCGGCTGGTGGGGCCTGCTGTGGTTCTCGGTGAAGCTGTGGATGTTCATGTACTTCTTCGTCTGGCTGCGCGGCACCCTGCCCCGTACCCGCTACGACCAGTTCATGCGCTTCGGCTGGAAGTTCCTCATGCCCGTCACCGTCGCGTGGGTCATAGCGGTGGCCTTCATCCGCGGCGCCGACGCCGGGTTCTTCGGCGACGGGACCGTGGGCATCCTCGGTCTGAGCTTCCCCGTCTCCTCGCTGATCATCGTCGCGGTCCTGGCCGTGATCGTCCTGGGCTCCACGTGGATCTGGGAGAGCAAGGTCGAGGCCAGGGCCCAGGCCCAGGAGGAGGAGTCCGTCGTGCCCGACGAGATCGACCCGTGGGCCGAGGGCTATCCCGTCCCGCCCATGCCCGGCCAGCGTCTCGTCGAGAGCCGCGGCGCCACCGCGATCGACACCAAGCCCGCGACCACCGGGGCGGCAACGCCGGCCCGTCAGGAGGAGCAGCACCGTGGCTGA